In Deinococcus proteolyticus MRP, a single genomic region encodes these proteins:
- a CDS encoding PspA/IM30 family protein has translation MSIFDRLSRLIRANVNDMISKAEDPSLIIEQALRDMRAAYTDARREVAEAMSQSTKLEREAKTNETLSEEYNRKAEEALRAGSEDLAREALRRAQNHKDLAAGFHEQAGNQTAIVDRLKTQLRALEAKIDEMESKKSLLAARQSTAQAGATLERVSGFDQAGGAMDAFEEMERRVQGMEDTNQAMTELRTENDIDAQLANLGRDRELDDAMEALKRKVADSKQS, from the coding sequence ATGAGCATCTTTGACCGACTGAGCCGACTGATCCGAGCCAACGTGAACGACATGATTTCCAAGGCGGAAGATCCCAGCCTGATTATCGAGCAGGCCCTGCGCGATATGCGCGCCGCCTACACCGACGCCCGCCGCGAAGTGGCCGAGGCCATGAGCCAGAGCACCAAGCTGGAGCGCGAAGCCAAGACCAACGAAACCCTGTCCGAGGAGTACAACCGCAAGGCCGAAGAAGCCCTGCGTGCGGGCAGCGAGGACCTGGCCCGCGAAGCCCTGCGCCGAGCCCAGAACCACAAGGACCTGGCCGCCGGCTTCCACGAGCAGGCCGGCAACCAGACCGCCATCGTGGACCGCCTGAAGACCCAGCTGCGCGCCCTGGAAGCCAAGATTGACGAGATGGAATCCAAGAAGTCGCTGCTGGCTGCCCGTCAGAGCACGGCGCAGGCCGGCGCCACCCTGGAGCGCGTCAGCGGCTTCGACCAGGCCGGCGGTGCGATGGACGCCTTCGAGGAAATGGAGCGCCGCGTGCAGGGCATGGAAGACACCAACCAGGCCATGACCGAGCTGCGTACCGAGAACGACATCGACGCGCAGCTGGCCAACCTGGGCCGCGACCGCGAGCTGGACGACGCGATGGAAGCGCTCAAGCGCAAGGTTGCCGACAGCAAGCAGTCCTGA
- a CDS encoding Ig domain-containing protein, with amino-acid sequence MSTLFSVPSVPGRVRLQPWLAALLPAALLVACGDSATSGRVYRDPLTFGTSSLPAAYLGEPYEAALDLRGGTGPYGVKLASGELPQGVELKNQRLSGTPAKTGTFRFTLQASDANLSSKAQEYTLNVGDLPPLKLSPELPRAEIRGATRIPLNITAPRTARAARVTWDLPQGARVTRVQGGPSNGLLKWEQKGQTLTLDLGFRAVPRSGEQVALLHVEPARPLTLDAKGFRFRVLDGSGKDLTAQPAASGTATAPAASGAATAPAASGTATAPAASGTATAPAASGTATAPATTSGVTAVPADAASGAATLPAGFPPRPGSQPAVKP; translated from the coding sequence ATGTCAACCCTATTCTCTGTGCCGTCCGTGCCTGGCCGCGTGCGCCTTCAGCCCTGGCTGGCCGCATTGCTGCCCGCCGCCTTGCTCGTGGCCTGCGGAGATTCGGCCACCAGTGGGCGGGTCTACCGCGACCCGCTGACCTTCGGCACGTCCAGCCTGCCGGCGGCCTACCTGGGTGAACCCTACGAGGCGGCGCTGGACCTGCGCGGGGGCACCGGCCCTTACGGTGTGAAGTTGGCCAGCGGCGAGCTGCCGCAGGGTGTAGAGCTGAAAAACCAGCGCCTGAGCGGCACTCCTGCCAAGACCGGCACGTTCCGCTTCACCCTGCAGGCCAGCGACGCCAACCTCAGCAGCAAGGCGCAGGAGTACACCCTGAATGTGGGCGACCTGCCGCCGCTCAAGCTGAGTCCCGAATTGCCCCGCGCCGAGATTCGTGGAGCCACCCGCATTCCGCTGAACATCACCGCGCCGCGCACGGCCCGCGCTGCCCGCGTGACCTGGGATCTGCCGCAGGGTGCACGGGTCACGCGGGTGCAGGGTGGACCGTCCAACGGCCTGCTCAAGTGGGAGCAAAAAGGCCAGACCCTGACCCTGGACCTGGGCTTCCGGGCGGTGCCGCGCTCCGGCGAACAGGTGGCTCTGCTCCATGTGGAGCCGGCCCGCCCACTGACCCTGGACGCCAAGGGCTTCCGCTTCCGCGTGCTGGACGGCAGCGGCAAGGACTTGACGGCGCAGCCGGCCGCTTCGGGCACGGCAACTGCACCAGCCGCTTCGGGCGCGGCAACCGCACCAGCTGCCTCGGGCACAGCAACTGCACCAGCTGCTTCGGGTACAGCGACCGCACCGGCCGCTTCAGGTACAGCGACCGCACCAGCCACTACCTCGGGCGTGACTGCGGTCCCGGCAGATGCGGCGAGTGGGGCGGCCACATTGCCCGCCGGATTTCCGCCCCGTCCCGGCAGCCAGCCGGCGGTGAAGCCATGA
- a CDS encoding DHH family phosphoesterase → MTQTDNQGPADYAAQVQQVARALLDHSGPTVVLTHENPDGDALGSVLGLTRALRELGREVYAPMTLPRYLQFLPEEGELCAPLTEWPAGALAAVLDVDSNDHVRVGGAEIAAFGGPVVNIDHHGTNQRQADTLLVDPSQPATAQMMVDVLDALEVQWTEALATPLLLGLITDTGSFQFSSTTPQTLRTGARLLEYGARLNWLNEQRMQNSPTYYILLREVLNTLEFAQGGQVVLARVDDAMLERAGANWDEVDPYVGMLRNAEGALLAVLVKDYGDRVKFSLRSRGGLSAQNIAVALGGGGHVPAAGATVEAPYAEARARLDAAVAAELERLRSQPQDRRA, encoded by the coding sequence ATGACGCAAACCGACAACCAAGGCCCGGCCGACTACGCGGCCCAGGTTCAGCAGGTGGCCCGGGCCCTGCTGGACCACAGCGGTCCCACCGTGGTGCTGACCCACGAGAACCCGGACGGCGACGCTCTGGGCAGTGTGCTGGGCCTGACCCGGGCCCTGCGGGAACTGGGCCGCGAGGTCTACGCCCCCATGACGTTGCCACGCTACCTGCAGTTTCTGCCCGAAGAGGGCGAGCTGTGTGCACCGCTGACCGAGTGGCCCGCCGGCGCCCTGGCTGCCGTGCTGGACGTGGACAGCAACGACCATGTGCGTGTGGGCGGCGCCGAGATAGCCGCCTTCGGCGGGCCGGTGGTCAACATCGATCACCATGGCACCAACCAGCGCCAGGCAGACACGCTCCTGGTGGACCCTTCGCAGCCGGCCACAGCCCAGATGATGGTGGACGTGCTGGACGCCCTGGAAGTCCAGTGGACCGAGGCGCTGGCTACCCCGCTGCTGCTGGGCCTGATTACCGATACCGGGTCGTTCCAGTTTTCGAGCACCACCCCGCAGACCCTGCGCACCGGAGCGCGGCTGCTGGAATACGGCGCCCGGCTGAACTGGCTGAATGAACAGCGCATGCAGAACTCGCCCACCTATTACATCCTGCTGCGTGAGGTGCTCAACACACTGGAATTCGCCCAGGGTGGTCAGGTGGTGCTGGCCCGCGTGGACGACGCCATGCTGGAGCGGGCCGGCGCCAACTGGGACGAGGTAGACCCCTACGTGGGTATGCTGCGCAACGCCGAGGGTGCCCTGCTGGCCGTGCTGGTCAAGGACTACGGCGACCGGGTCAAGTTCTCGCTGCGCTCCCGCGGGGGCCTGAGCGCCCAGAACATCGCTGTGGCGCTGGGGGGCGGCGGACACGTACCGGCTGCCGGCGCCACGGTCGAGGCCCCCTACGCCGAGGCCCGCGCCCGGCTGGACGCTGCCGTGGCTGCCGAGCTGGAGCGCCTCCGCAGCCAGCCGCAGGACCGGCGCGCATGA
- a CDS encoding serine hydrolase, translated as MRLKRVALLLGAVLGLGGAGAWWWNDAVQGSESADVLAQAQPGGEPPQDTSAQSQLVGAASDASSQQSACLGKAPTVAKAPAPPYPLSGRLGLWVAEVDPDTLQVRRAVGTNPDSVFPLASTYKQAVLWAVLREFDAGRLSPQERFEITSASQSLGEYPFDHSNVRTLTERMIRNSDNTATDLLHRRVGLRRVQAVADELRLCQTRLMLPTKTWWVMEAGLSKTYQAHPDWWQSPGRAELAARMDAEAKAYSVYELVPKLDPYFEQVHQPRDDLGSHNLSTPYEFATLLAHQYLRSGLSERAARWQDEVARLGYGKAGLKAGQVGNIATFYGKGGNGWRLLTYTGYFRTKDGHHVVYAFMQHGANEWYTMPNTYRAFAWINAAVDEVIGEQKKVLPAASASAPAISGPAASGVAASGAAVAAGTP; from the coding sequence ATGCGGCTGAAGCGGGTGGCGCTGCTGCTGGGCGCCGTGTTGGGTCTGGGCGGCGCCGGCGCCTGGTGGTGGAACGACGCGGTGCAGGGCAGCGAGTCTGCCGATGTGCTGGCTCAGGCCCAGCCGGGCGGCGAGCCGCCGCAGGACACCTCTGCTCAGTCCCAGCTGGTCGGGGCCGCCAGCGACGCTTCATCGCAGCAGTCCGCCTGCCTGGGGAAAGCTCCCACAGTGGCCAAGGCACCAGCGCCGCCCTACCCCCTGTCCGGGCGGCTGGGCCTGTGGGTAGCCGAGGTGGACCCGGACACCCTGCAGGTGCGGCGTGCCGTGGGCACCAACCCCGACAGTGTGTTTCCACTTGCCAGTACCTACAAGCAGGCGGTGCTGTGGGCGGTGCTGCGGGAGTTCGACGCCGGCCGCCTCTCCCCGCAGGAGCGCTTCGAAATCACCAGCGCCAGCCAGAGCCTGGGCGAGTATCCTTTCGACCATTCCAATGTCCGCACCCTGACCGAGCGGATGATTCGCAACAGCGACAACACCGCCACCGACCTGCTGCACCGCCGTGTGGGCCTGCGGCGCGTGCAGGCGGTGGCCGACGAGCTGAGATTGTGCCAGACCCGCTTGATGCTGCCTACCAAGACCTGGTGGGTGATGGAAGCCGGCCTGAGCAAGACCTATCAGGCGCACCCGGACTGGTGGCAGTCCCCCGGCCGCGCCGAGCTGGCCGCCCGGATGGACGCCGAGGCCAAAGCCTACAGCGTCTACGAGCTGGTGCCGAAGCTGGACCCTTACTTCGAGCAGGTCCACCAACCACGCGACGACCTGGGCAGCCACAATCTCAGCACGCCTTACGAGTTCGCCACGCTGCTGGCACACCAGTACCTGCGCAGCGGCCTCAGCGAACGCGCTGCACGCTGGCAGGACGAGGTGGCGCGGCTAGGCTACGGTAAAGCGGGCCTCAAGGCCGGGCAGGTGGGCAATATCGCCACCTTTTACGGCAAGGGAGGCAACGGCTGGCGTCTGCTGACCTACACCGGCTACTTCAGAACCAAAGACGGGCACCACGTCGTCTATGCCTTTATGCAGCACGGCGCCAACGAGTGGTACACCATGCCGAACACCTACCGCGCTTTCGCCTGGATCAATGCGGCGGTAGATGAGGTTATTGGAGAACAGAAAAAAGTGCTGCCCGCAGCGTCCGCCTCGGCACCCGCGATCTCAGGACCAGCAGCTTCGGGGGTGGCCGCCTCGGGAGCTGCAGTGGCTGCGGGCACACCCTGA
- a CDS encoding heterodisulfide reductase-related iron-sulfur binding cluster — translation MLPDLHKILFAVYALITGVFVVWGFYRLYLRVYRGAPATEARFDNLPGRIGYAITTSLTQERVFRKRPVIGVLHSMVFYGFVYYLLVNVVDLLEGFFHFAIHSDNPFGIAYNLLADLLSASVILGVLGLVVRRFFTQSKRDFKFSEKTLIHDWVKDGYIRRDSIIVASFIIFHVGSRLIAQSSKMAMEGGDPWQPFASAIGSALFGGLSEAAQMNWWIFGFWGALGSILAFMVYFPYSKHFHFVGAPLNYALKRPVNSGVLPPMPGIEEAMEQEEPKLGAQKLEDLEWPRLLDAYACIQCNRCQDVCPANATGKALSPAALEINKRMELNMLGTHASPFTLKKAAFEDGASTARPLLEYAISEEAVWGCTTCGACMQVCPVQDEQMLDIVDIRRNLVMVQGEFPPQLQTAFRGMERASNPWGISRDKRMEWAEGLKVPTIDENPEPDVLYWVGCAASYDPGAQKVARSFVQLLDKAGVNYAVLGKKEACTGDSARRAGNEFLYLQLAQENVETLNAVRPKLIVATCPHCMNMIGQEYKQIGGDYQVMHHTEYLERLVQAGQLPTAQLSDSVTYHDPCYLGRHNGVYDAPRSLITRMAGQVLELERTREQSFCCGAGGAQFWKEEEEGSERISDNRFKEIQARLDASKEGKVLAVGCPFCKSMMNSTPAKAAAEDIVVKDVAELMLESVQRAQGEWVQPEAPVAPAGQAEAPNTHLPEAEGEVRNSVGEEEVTAVTTAQVENAQPEPMPAVVGAQPVPAMAAAAEKVERRAWTPGAAPAVREAAKDDVQPAPAGERKAWTPGAAAAPAALKDDVAPAASERKAWTPGAAPAAKDDVQPAASGERKAWAPGATPAPRDDVAPAAGERKAWNPAAAASAPAAAAQDEVTAAPTAGARPAWTPGAAPVTRDDVQPAAAGQRRAWNPGGQTAAPASQPAPAAQPAPDTKANAVTQANSAAQPSPAPTASGRKAWNPAAQPAPARDDVAAAALAPAAQPGETPAAAARKAWTPGAAPAASRDNVSPAPVPPEVPAEVSGPAAPAPAPAPAATGTRPRWTPGAPAQVAPAPAAAPVPGAVTLTGTPAELADPQEAPVVVDLPASEPAGPSAQAPVETAATEVVDPASAQAKSGNAETGPSGRPKWKPGGQ, via the coding sequence TTGTTACCTGACCTGCACAAGATTCTCTTCGCTGTCTATGCCCTGATCACGGGCGTCTTCGTGGTGTGGGGCTTTTACCGCCTGTATCTGCGCGTGTACCGTGGCGCCCCCGCCACCGAAGCCCGCTTCGACAATTTGCCGGGCCGCATCGGCTACGCCATCACCACCTCGCTCACGCAGGAGCGCGTGTTCCGCAAGCGCCCGGTCATCGGCGTGCTGCACTCGATGGTGTTCTACGGGTTCGTGTACTACCTGCTGGTGAATGTGGTGGACCTGCTGGAAGGCTTTTTCCACTTTGCCATCCACTCCGACAACCCCTTCGGCATCGCCTACAACCTGCTGGCCGACCTGCTCAGCGCCTCGGTGATTCTGGGCGTGCTTGGGCTGGTCGTCCGCCGCTTTTTCACGCAGAGCAAGCGCGACTTCAAGTTCAGCGAAAAGACGCTGATTCACGACTGGGTCAAGGACGGTTATATCCGGCGCGACTCCATCATCGTGGCCAGCTTCATCATTTTCCACGTGGGCAGCCGCCTGATTGCCCAGAGCAGCAAGATGGCGATGGAAGGCGGCGACCCCTGGCAGCCGTTTGCCAGCGCCATCGGCAGTGCGCTGTTCGGCGGCCTGAGCGAAGCCGCGCAGATGAACTGGTGGATTTTCGGGTTCTGGGGAGCGCTGGGCAGCATTCTGGCGTTCATGGTGTACTTCCCGTACTCCAAGCACTTTCACTTTGTAGGAGCGCCGCTCAACTACGCCCTTAAGCGCCCGGTGAATTCCGGCGTGCTGCCACCGATGCCCGGTATCGAAGAGGCGATGGAGCAAGAAGAGCCCAAGCTGGGCGCACAGAAGCTGGAGGACCTCGAATGGCCCCGGCTGCTGGACGCCTACGCCTGTATCCAGTGCAACCGCTGCCAGGACGTGTGCCCGGCCAACGCCACCGGCAAAGCGCTCTCGCCCGCCGCGCTGGAAATCAACAAGCGCATGGAACTGAACATGCTGGGCACCCACGCCAGCCCCTTTACGCTGAAAAAAGCCGCCTTCGAGGACGGCGCTTCTACCGCCCGCCCGCTGCTGGAATACGCCATCAGCGAGGAAGCGGTGTGGGGCTGCACCACCTGCGGGGCCTGCATGCAGGTGTGCCCCGTGCAGGACGAACAAATGCTGGACATCGTGGACATTCGCCGCAACCTGGTGATGGTGCAGGGCGAGTTCCCCCCGCAGCTGCAAACCGCCTTCCGTGGCATGGAGCGCGCCAGCAATCCCTGGGGCATCTCCCGCGACAAGCGCATGGAGTGGGCCGAGGGCCTCAAGGTGCCCACCATAGACGAGAACCCCGAACCCGACGTGCTGTACTGGGTGGGCTGCGCCGCCAGCTACGACCCCGGCGCCCAGAAGGTGGCCCGCAGCTTCGTGCAGCTGCTGGACAAGGCCGGCGTGAACTACGCCGTGCTGGGCAAGAAGGAAGCCTGCACCGGCGACAGCGCCCGCCGTGCCGGCAACGAGTTCCTGTACCTGCAACTGGCGCAGGAGAACGTGGAAACGCTCAATGCGGTGCGCCCCAAGCTGATTGTGGCGACTTGCCCCCACTGCATGAACATGATTGGGCAGGAATACAAGCAAATCGGCGGCGACTATCAGGTGATGCACCACACCGAGTACCTCGAACGGCTGGTGCAGGCCGGACAACTGCCGACCGCGCAGCTGAGCGACTCGGTCACCTACCACGACCCCTGCTACCTGGGCCGCCACAACGGCGTGTATGACGCTCCCCGGTCCCTGATTACCCGCATGGCCGGACAGGTGCTGGAGCTGGAGCGCACCCGCGAGCAGAGCTTTTGCTGCGGCGCGGGCGGGGCGCAGTTCTGGAAGGAAGAAGAAGAGGGCAGCGAGCGTATCAGCGACAACCGCTTCAAGGAAATCCAGGCTCGCCTGGACGCCTCTAAGGAAGGCAAAGTGCTGGCGGTGGGTTGCCCCTTCTGCAAATCCATGATGAACTCCACGCCCGCCAAGGCAGCCGCCGAGGACATCGTGGTCAAGGATGTGGCCGAGCTGATGCTGGAAAGCGTGCAGCGTGCCCAGGGTGAGTGGGTGCAGCCCGAAGCCCCGGTGGCGCCTGCCGGTCAGGCCGAGGCTCCCAACACCCACCTGCCCGAAGCGGAAGGCGAGGTCCGCAACTCGGTGGGCGAAGAAGAGGTGACGGCCGTGACCACCGCTCAGGTGGAGAACGCCCAGCCGGAGCCGATGCCTGCTGTGGTTGGTGCCCAGCCGGTGCCCGCCATGGCTGCTGCCGCCGAGAAGGTGGAGCGCCGGGCCTGGACGCCTGGGGCCGCCCCGGCCGTCAGGGAGGCCGCCAAGGATGATGTGCAGCCCGCGCCTGCCGGTGAGCGCAAAGCCTGGACACCTGGCGCAGCTGCCGCCCCCGCTGCGCTCAAGGATGATGTGGCCCCGGCCGCCAGCGAACGCAAGGCCTGGACTCCGGGTGCTGCGCCGGCCGCCAAGGACGATGTGCAGCCTGCCGCCAGCGGTGAGCGCAAAGCCTGGGCGCCTGGTGCCACCCCTGCCCCCCGGGACGACGTGGCCCCGGCCGCCGGCGAGCGCAAAGCCTGGAATCCGGCCGCTGCCGCCAGTGCTCCAGCTGCTGCGGCTCAGGACGAAGTGACCGCTGCTCCCACTGCCGGCGCCCGCCCAGCTTGGACCCCCGGCGCAGCTCCGGTGACCAGGGACGATGTGCAGCCTGCCGCTGCGGGTCAGCGCAGGGCGTGGAACCCAGGCGGTCAGACGGCTGCTCCCGCCAGCCAGCCCGCGCCTGCTGCCCAGCCTGCCCCTGACACCAAGGCCAACGCTGTGACCCAGGCCAACTCTGCTGCCCAGCCCAGCCCCGCCCCGACAGCCAGCGGGCGCAAAGCCTGGAATCCTGCCGCTCAGCCGGCCCCGGCCCGCGATGACGTAGCTGCGGCTGCCCTTGCCCCAGCCGCGCAGCCGGGTGAAACTCCCGCTGCCGCGGCCCGCAAGGCCTGGACTCCTGGCGCCGCTCCGGCAGCGTCCCGGGACAATGTCAGTCCCGCTCCGGTTCCGCCTGAAGTGCCTGCCGAAGTGTCCGGCCCGGCCGCGCCCGCCCCCGCCCCTGCTCCTGCTGCGACCGGCACCCGCCCCCGCTGGACCCCCGGCGCTCCGGCGCAAGTAGCCCCGGCGCCAGCCGCTGCTCCAGTTCCTGGGGCCGTGACCCTCACCGGCACCCCCGCCGAACTGGCCGACCCGCAGGAGGCCCCCGTGGTGGTGGACCTGCCGGCCAGCGAACCTGCCGGGCCAAGTGCTCAGGCTCCGGTGGAGACGGCGGCCACGGAAGTGGTGGATCCTGCTTCCGCACAGGCGAAGAGCGGCAATGCTGAGACCGGCCCCAGCGGCCGCCCCAAGTGGAAGCCCGGCGGACAGTGA
- the secD gene encoding protein translocase subunit SecD, translating to MTFNNPNQRQRRPRRGAVPTANRPSPWTGLLLLVTFLTALAFIWRPWQHPDTPTQLYNDQYQAVTLGLDLRGGLRIELEPTTKDYTREDLDKVKTIVENRVDALGVAEPTVTVTSNDRVVVEAPGATPEIQQQVRNVIGQTARLEFRIVKDGATPDSTLAAEKPATGGYKLSDLGPVQATGEIIADARAATDQSGRWVVAFDNTEEGAKKFGEFTGPNVGKLMAIVLDDQIQSVATINQQLFRGVQISGDFDADEASQLALVLESGSLPIQVKTAAERSIGPSLGADAIQSGMTAGLIGLGAVFVMLFAYYGLWLGLVGALGLLFSAAILMGLLGGFGSTLTLPGIAGLVLTIGAAVDGNVISFERFKEERRRGKGVRQAIAKAYEHSTLTILDVNATHLISAFALYQFSSGPVRGFAVAVIAGTLASTFSNLVFAKWMMTWLAQRFPNLSAPQWITEPRINFMKPAALIAGLSGLLALGGAAYVATQGLNYGVDFRSGTTVTARFDGGVTPEQIRAQVVAAGAEGVTPQNTVIQQDIVPGIEGQQYTIKVPELSAAEVSAVGQQLASLSGGEVQSSETVGPAVGAELTRNTIYAMLLGLTGILIYVWFRFDLVMGLGSILATVHDVAIAVGIYALLGLEFNIATVAAILTLIGYSLNDSIIISDRIRENLRAMRGQSYRDIVNTSINQTLSRTVMTSLSTMLPLVALLLFGGPVLRDFSLILLIGIIVGTYSSIYIVAPLVVFWNERRDRRAPAPPAEPVA from the coding sequence TTGACCTTCAACAACCCCAATCAGCGTCAGCGCCGGCCCCGGCGCGGCGCGGTGCCCACCGCCAACCGCCCCAGTCCCTGGACCGGGCTGCTGCTGCTGGTCACCTTCCTGACCGCCCTGGCCTTTATCTGGCGGCCCTGGCAGCACCCCGACACCCCCACGCAGCTGTACAACGACCAGTACCAGGCCGTGACCCTGGGTCTGGACCTGCGCGGCGGCCTGCGAATCGAGCTGGAGCCCACCACCAAGGACTACACCCGCGAGGACCTGGACAAGGTCAAGACCATCGTGGAAAACCGGGTAGACGCCTTGGGCGTGGCCGAACCGACCGTCACCGTGACCAGCAACGACCGCGTGGTGGTAGAAGCCCCCGGCGCCACCCCCGAAATCCAGCAGCAGGTGCGCAACGTCATCGGCCAGACCGCCCGGCTGGAATTCCGCATCGTCAAGGACGGCGCTACCCCCGACAGTACCCTGGCTGCCGAGAAGCCTGCCACCGGCGGCTACAAACTGAGCGACCTCGGCCCGGTGCAGGCCACCGGCGAAATCATCGCGGACGCCCGCGCCGCCACCGACCAGTCGGGCCGCTGGGTGGTGGCTTTCGACAACACCGAAGAGGGCGCCAAGAAGTTCGGTGAATTTACCGGCCCCAACGTGGGCAAGCTGATGGCGATCGTACTGGACGACCAGATTCAGTCGGTGGCCACCATCAACCAGCAGCTGTTCCGCGGCGTGCAAATCAGCGGCGACTTCGACGCCGACGAGGCCAGTCAGCTGGCCCTGGTACTGGAAAGCGGCTCGCTGCCGATTCAGGTGAAGACCGCCGCCGAGCGTTCCATCGGCCCCAGCCTGGGCGCCGACGCCATCCAGAGCGGCATGACTGCCGGCCTGATTGGTCTGGGCGCCGTGTTCGTGATGCTGTTCGCCTACTACGGCCTGTGGCTGGGCCTGGTCGGGGCGCTGGGCCTGCTGTTCTCGGCGGCCATTCTGATGGGCCTGCTGGGCGGCTTCGGCTCTACGCTGACGCTGCCGGGGATCGCCGGTCTGGTGCTGACCATCGGCGCGGCCGTGGACGGCAACGTGATTTCCTTTGAGCGCTTCAAGGAAGAGCGCCGGCGTGGCAAGGGCGTGCGCCAGGCCATCGCCAAGGCGTACGAACACTCCACCCTCACCATTCTGGACGTGAACGCCACGCACCTGATCAGTGCTTTTGCCCTTTACCAGTTCTCCAGCGGGCCGGTGCGCGGGTTCGCCGTGGCCGTGATTGCCGGCACGCTGGCCTCCACCTTTTCCAACCTGGTGTTCGCCAAGTGGATGATGACCTGGCTGGCGCAGCGCTTCCCCAACCTCAGCGCGCCGCAGTGGATTACCGAGCCGCGCATCAACTTTATGAAGCCGGCCGCCCTGATTGCCGGACTGAGCGGCCTGCTGGCGCTGGGCGGCGCCGCCTACGTCGCCACGCAGGGCCTGAACTACGGGGTGGATTTCCGCTCCGGCACCACCGTGACCGCCCGCTTTGACGGCGGCGTGACCCCCGAGCAGATTCGCGCCCAGGTGGTGGCCGCCGGCGCCGAGGGCGTGACCCCGCAGAACACCGTGATTCAGCAGGACATCGTGCCGGGAATCGAGGGACAGCAGTACACCATCAAGGTGCCTGAGCTGTCGGCCGCCGAGGTCAGCGCCGTGGGCCAGCAGCTGGCCAGCCTCAGCGGCGGCGAGGTGCAGAGCAGCGAGACGGTCGGCCCCGCCGTGGGCGCCGAGCTGACGCGCAACACCATCTACGCCATGCTGCTGGGCCTGACCGGCATTCTGATCTACGTGTGGTTCCGCTTCGACCTGGTGATGGGCCTGGGCTCCATCCTGGCAACCGTGCACGACGTGGCGATTGCCGTGGGCATCTACGCGCTGCTGGGCCTGGAGTTCAACATCGCCACTGTGGCGGCCATCCTTACGCTCATCGGCTACTCGCTGAACGATTCGATCATCATCTCCGACCGTATCCGCGAGAACCTGCGGGCCATGCGCGGCCAGAGCTACCGCGACATCGTGAACACGTCAATCAACCAGACCCTTTCACGCACGGTGATGACCAGCCTCAGCACCATGCTGCCGCTGGTGGCGCTGCTGCTGTTCGGCGGCCCGGTGCTGCGTGACTTCAGCCTGATTCTGCTGATCGGCATCATCGTGGGCACCTACTCCAGCATCTATATCGTGGCTCCGCTGGTGGTGTTCTGGAACGAGCGCCGGGACCGCCGGGCCCCAGCCCCGCCCGCCGAGCCGGTGGCCTGA
- the holA gene encoding DNA polymerase III subunit delta, producing the protein MLIRVLAAFSGHPFLAELALRDWAEEHGINRAELTRLSGEEVTPESLEPLLAPSLFGGGGVIVDLSGVKPGKELMELLAGAQAPALVLDTTAPPTRAKVYEAHGELIRSPNPQRPGDVLGWLVPYAKKQGLKLEKDAASYLADVFGTDLTGIAGELNKLKFLPAGTRLDAETVQEVVGRERAGDSFAMLDAATAGRPALALEQLGRLLRGGEDPFRLLGAVVWQYSLIARCVGLLADSGGQVSEGAAASRLGAKPYPVKKALAVARRLDEAKIRRHLARIAGADLDLKRGHDPARTLQRLMIELSR; encoded by the coding sequence ATGCTGATTCGCGTGCTGGCAGCATTTAGCGGACATCCTTTTCTGGCCGAACTGGCGCTGCGCGACTGGGCGGAGGAGCACGGCATCAACCGCGCCGAGCTGACCCGGCTGAGCGGCGAGGAGGTCACGCCCGAGAGCCTGGAACCACTGCTGGCGCCCAGCCTCTTCGGCGGCGGCGGGGTGATTGTGGACCTGAGCGGGGTCAAGCCGGGCAAGGAGCTGATGGAACTGCTGGCCGGGGCGCAGGCCCCCGCGCTGGTGCTGGACACCACGGCCCCGCCGACCCGCGCCAAAGTGTACGAAGCGCACGGCGAACTGATTCGCAGCCCCAACCCCCAGCGCCCCGGAGACGTGCTGGGCTGGCTGGTGCCCTACGCCAAAAAGCAGGGGCTGAAGCTGGAAAAAGACGCGGCAAGCTACCTGGCCGACGTGTTCGGCACCGACCTGACCGGAATAGCCGGCGAGCTGAACAAACTGAAGTTCCTGCCTGCCGGCACCCGTCTGGACGCGGAGACGGTGCAGGAGGTGGTGGGCCGTGAACGGGCCGGCGACTCCTTCGCCATGCTGGACGCCGCCACGGCCGGGCGGCCAGCGCTGGCTCTGGAGCAGCTGGGCCGGCTGCTGCGCGGCGGCGAGGACCCCTTTCGCCTGCTGGGCGCCGTGGTGTGGCAGTACAGCCTGATTGCCCGCTGCGTGGGGCTGCTGGCCGACTCGGGCGGGCAGGTGAGTGAGGGCGCGGCGGCCAGCCGGCTGGGAGCCAAACCCTACCCGGTCAAAAAAGCTTTGGCGGTGGCCCGCCGGTTGGATGAGGCCAAGATTCGCCGCCACCTGGCCCGCATCGCGGGGGCCGACCTGGACCTCAAGCGCGGCCACGACCCGGCGCGGACTTTGCAGCGGCTGATGATTGAGCTGAGCCGCTGA